Genomic window (Capricornis sumatraensis isolate serow.1 chromosome 16, serow.2, whole genome shotgun sequence):
CCCCTCTTAGCTTGCGGGCGTGTCTGCTCCCCAGCCAGCCTCTCTGGGCTCTTCAGAGCTCTGTGACCAGGCTGGCCCCTGTCAGCGGAGACACAGGCAGGCCTGAGGACGCAGCCAACCTGAGCCCCATCACTCTCTCAGACCAATTAACCTTTAGAGCTGCATTAAGGAAATGAGGCAGCGGACTTCCCGCTAAACAGATGGGCCCTGCGGGGACTGGGGGAGGAAGCAGCGAGCCCAGCACAGGAAGCCTGGTCGGCCTCCACACTGCCCTCGCCTGTCTTGCTGATCCTGGGTTCTCCAGGGCCGCCCCCTCTCCCAGAGGAGGCAGCGAGGCGGAGAAGAGCACAGGAGGGACGAAGGAGCCCAGAGGCCAACTTGATGCGGGGCTTACATGAGCAGTTTGGCCTgtctgggtcttagtttccccacctgtgGAATGAGAGCATTTGCCTATAAGAACTCCGGGAGCCCCTCTGACCAGACATCTGTGGACTCTGAGATTGAGGTCCTTTGGAAGCTACTTCTCTCCTGAAGCCTTAGGAAGGGTCACCCttggaagaaggaagggaatggttggggtggggggtgcagtgAGGGGGAGGGCCGAGAGGAGGGGTGCCCTGGGACTAGAACTGAACCCAGAGCCTGGAGAGTACGCAGGTCCCTTGGAGAAGATGGGCCCAGGAAGAGGGAGCCTTCAGGGGCTTGTTGGAAAACCGAGGGGGCAGGAAGGAGTTGGGCTCTTTCCTCCAGAGGCGACTCCTGAGCCCAGCAgtgccctggtcagggaaggaaCACCCTCTACCCCCACCACCCCTGTGAGGGGCTCTTAGACTAGTGTCACAGGCAACCCCGCTGTCCAGCCTGTCTCTGAGACTTCCCGCACTTCCATCCAAGCCTGGAATTCACCACACCCGAGCCACAGGGCTCTGCATGGGTGTCCAGGTCCCCTGGAGACATCCGCCCCCACCTCCTTCTCAACCTCCCCTCCCTGTGGCCTCAGGGGTGGGGCCCTGGGAGCGTGCCTCTGTGCACATACAAGCTCACGCCTGCATGCAGTGCCAGTGTGTGAGTGAATGCACTCGCTTGCTGCTGGGTGGtctgcccctccctccaggcAAGGCCATGCTGAGCTTCCTGTCCTCTGTACTCACCACTTTTTTGTGTACTGGGAAGCTCATATGGGCCCTGGGAGCCGGCCAGAGTCTCCAAGTCTTACTTTGGTAGGACGAGCAAGGATCAGAGGCACTGAAACTCCCCTTCCTCAGGCTAGGGCAGGTAGGAAGTTTGAATCTAGCTAGAAACATTCCtgggggctgcccaggtggcccagcgtgaatcagcctgccagttcaggagatgcaagagacacaggtttgatccctgggtccagaagttccactggaacaggaaatgacaacccactctagtattcttgcctggagaatcccatggacagaggagcctggcgggctacagtccacggggtcacagaattGGAGCCGACTTAGCACctgagcaggcacacatgcaGAAACATTCCTAGGGAGACCAGCAACGAGGCCAGCGCCCACTGTCTCCCCAACACCAGCCAGGAGCTCCAGAGCTCCTGTGCCCCCAGCAGTATCACAGGAGCACTCCAGTTTCTTCTTGAGACCCCCACAACCACGAGGCTTTAGTCTGATGTGTCCggttaaaataaaaagcacactGCAGTGTGAGGACGTCCTGAGGTGGCAAACAGATCTAGTGGAACCCAAGCCCATGATGAGCTTCTCAGGGCTGCTGGAAGCACTGATGAAATggggctgcctgaggaggcctcgGGTGTACAGTGGGTCACACAGCACAGGGGACAGTGGCTGGATGGAGGGGGGTGACTCAGGGGagctgggccctggggctggTTGTGTGCCTGCAGCCGAGCAGACGTGGGGCTCCTGCAGCTTCTGGAGGGACCTTCATGGGCCAGGGGAGGAGGCTGTGCCTTGCAGCCCCACAGCGTGGGACCCAAGGCCAGGAGAGATGGTTGCCAAGGAGACGGGGAGGGATCCTGGGAGGGGGCAGCAGAAAGAAGCAGAGGGACATGTCCTGAGCCACAGCGCCCACCGTAtccgtctgtctgtccatccacaGGTGTGCCGATGCTCTCCGTCCAGCCCAAAGGGAAGCAGAAGGGCTGCGCGGGCTGCAACCGCAAGATCAAGGACCGCTACCTGCTGAAGGCGCTGGACCAGTACTGGCACGAGGACTGCCTCAAGTGCGCCTGCTGCGACTGCCGCCTGGGCGAGGTGGGCTCCACGCTCTACACCAAGGCCAACCTCATCCTGTGCCGGCGCGACTACCTGAGGTGGGCGGCCTCCCCCACCCCGCACGCACCCCGGCCCTGCCGCCCCGAGAGCCCCCTTCTCCACGCTGGCCCTGCTCTGCCCTGCTTCAGCCCCCACACCCAGTCTACGCACATCCtggcccctgccccgcccctggGACTCAGTGCCCAGCACTCGTCCAGGGCCGGCATGTCTCTAACCATCGGGCATCCAAGAGGAGCCTCCCAAGGGCACCAATATGGTTCTGCCTTTGCTTTTGCCGGGCGCTTCTGACCCACCCTGTCCCTGGAATCGAGGAAGGGATGCGGTGAAGGAGCTTCCAGGAGCAAGTAGGGGAATTCCAGCTTCCCTGGGCCCCGTGGCCTGCTGGTTTCCTCCTCAATATCCCCAGGGCCCAGCTCCCCATCCTCCAGGTGGGCCCTGGGATTAGACACCCCCATGCCTGCAGAATCTGGTAGGTAGCCAGACCCTGGAAGAGCCACTGATGCTGGAGCTTAAAAACCTGGTTTTAAACTAGTTCTGAGCCTCTTTGCCCAACCTCAGTTAACTCCTCTATAGATAGTGAAAATACCAACACTTCCCCACCTTGCATTCCTGAGAGTTCCAACCCACCCTTCCCCTACAACCTGGATCCTATTCCCTGGGGCTGCTTCCCCCAGTTATCCCTCCCTTAGGCCATCTATGACATCAGCAAGGCTGGAAGGAGTCCACCAAGCAGGGGCCTTGGCTTAGACCCAGCATCTGCATTTGGCTCCCATGCAGGCTGCTGGGTGGTGGCTGGGCCTTGCGGGGAAGGAAGGCCCATCGCATTAATTAGTAGGTCGTGACCAGGGTTTCTTGGTGCTCCTTCTGCTCAGAACTGGGCTTGTTGCAGAGGAGGGTACAATTATCAGTAGAGGCTCCCCTACTTACCCAAGAGCCTAAGATTTACCTGCCTCCACCTTCTGCCTTTGCaggaggttttgttttgtttttgttttttaaagtggtGCTGTAAACCAAGATGTGTGACTCagcctggggctggaggagagaTGCTGAGGCCAAGAGAAGGGGTTAGGCATTGGGGACTCACCCCTTGGCAACCTGGAAGCCACCTCCAAGTCTGGAGGTTTAGGACATCACCTGGCGGCTAACCCAGCCAGGCTGAGGGGAGATGGCAGACCAGCTGACCTGGCCAGGGGTGATCACAGTGCCGGAGGGGCTCATCTATAAGGTCAATGCATCCACAAGCACCCTGGGCCCCGCCAGCTATTGGAGCCTGAAGATATTTTCCTGGGCTCTGGCAGAGGCCCAGGAATGACTCTGAGGCCACGTGGGCCAGTAGGCCAGGGGGCCTGTGGGGCTTCCTTGAGTTGCTCAGTCCCAGAGAATGTCTGTCCAGAACCTGCCCCTCTGCAGTGACTTCTCATTGGACTGGTGGCCAGAAAGGCCCCTCTTGTCGGGCAGATGTTGTGGCCCAGCCTTTGTCTGCcttaatctgagccaccaggcagctCAAGCTGATGAATAATAGAGCTACGCTCATCTGCAGGCGCCTGAGCTTGAGCTGGACAAATCAGGGATTAGAGGGCCTCCCGCTTGCCTCTTGGTCCCTTGCCTCACTTGGGGCCTGGCTGGCACATACCCCTGGAATGTCCAGTCAAGGGCAGGCCTGAATGGGAAGGGAGTGAGTTCCCTGTCCTTAGAGCTTTGCAATCAGCAGCCAAGAGGAGGGGTGCCTGCCCCAAAGAGGCGTTGTGCCAGATGTCCTTGAAACTTCCTTTTGGCATCAGTCCTGTTTTAGAATCGTCTTTAAACAGGATCATCTAGTCCAGCATCCCTATTTTAAAGAAgggtaaactgaggctcaagggAGTTAGGCAAGTCACACCATGAGTCAGTAGCAGAAAAAGACTACCCCATAGTGGTGTTGTCAGGATTTAGTGACTTGGTCTTTGAAGAGCCCCTAGGATAGCACCTGGCATATAGCAAATGTTATGTAGGCATTCACTAAAGGAGCTGTGGCTAAGAGGTTACAGTTTTCACAAGCCTGTGAAGGCTATGTTTcagtccccattttacagttgaaatAAATCAGGCTCAGACTCAATGACTTGCTTAAGGACACACAGCCCATGACTGGCAGACTGTATCTAAGTTCAAGCTTGTGTAAGCCTGGAATCCTTGCTCAGGGCCCAGCCTACTTACTGTTCTGGTAGCCCCAGGTGCTTGAGGGACCCCAGTGGGAGCCCTCATTGTCAGCGAAGCCAGGGGACAGGCAGTATCAACCAACTCCTGAGTCCCCACAGGCTCCTACCTGAGTGACTGTGTCAGTTTCTCTGAAGCCTGCTCTCTTAGCCGAAGTTAGACACTGTCATCTGTGCTTCTTCCCTCTGGCCCGGGCCTGCCTGCTGAACTACAGGGGTAGGGGGCAGGTGGGCCCCCAAGTCAAGGCaactcccctgccccccacagccccccacaGGCCCCTGAGCCCTCTGCACCCTTCCCTCTGCAGGCTCTTTGGCACCACAGGAAACTGCGCCGCCTGCAGCAAGCTGATTCCAGCCTTTGAGATGGTGATGCGGGCCCGGGACAACGTCTATCACCTCGACTGCTTTGCCTGCCAGCTCTGCAACCAGAGGTGAGTGCTGGTCCGTACCAGACCCAACACACTCAGCAGACCCTAGCTGACACCTGCTGCCACAGACCAGGAGTGCCGTAGAGGCACGCACATAAGCGCGGGTTCTGTGTGCATGTTGTTGTAAGTAtgaacatgcatgtgtgtgttttatgtaTGCCTGAGCCCACTAGCCAAATGTGTGTGCTCTAATAGCATGTGTACTCGTGTGGAGTTCATCTCTGTGCAAACGGAATGGACAGGGCCATGCATGAGCTGTGTGTACGTTGTGTGTTGTGTCCAtgactgtatttttaaatgtccgTGTACAAGGCGGGTCTGTGTGTGTTCTATGTGTGTGATGGGTGAGTatgcctgtgcatgtgtgttttaaATGTATGTGCACAagagccctgtgtgtgtgtcctgtgcCCTGTGTGCTACATGCAGACACACGCATGGACATTCTAGTGAGAAGAGTTTCCCAGACCTGACCAGTGAAATACCCCTGGGGAACTGTCACTCATTCCTGTGATTCTGGTTCCAgcccagccttctttctggtcttttggcccctgctctgtgccctgcccccttggcCTATGGGAGACCCTAAAGGCCCTTTGCTCAGGAGCCCCAAAGTTAGGAAAGAGGTCATACAAATGCTCCCAGAGGTTGAGGTCCCGGGGACCTGCAGGGAACACTGGTTTGTCAGGGGCTATGCCCAGACCCACTGCCAGGGGGGCTCAGTGAAGTTGCAGCGCCACCTGGTGGTTGAAGCGGGATTAGCTGGGACCGGAGCTGTGACCTTGGGGTCCCACTCAAGGCGTCTGACCCCCGGGGACATCTTTGGGGGAAGGGCTGAATCCTCCAGTGCTTGAGGAGGACTGGGAGAGGCAGGGCCTTCTTTAGGTTAGAGGGAAGATGTTGGGACAGGGTCACCTCTTCCCGGAAACCCACAGATTCTGTTTAAAAGACGAGTGCCCTTCACTGAGCCATCTTCTTAAGGTGGGTGGGGAACAGAAGGTTGGAAAAGTCAGCCATTTTATcccttctttctccatctctgcctctctctccctctcctctcttggTCTCTTCCTATCTCTTtgtccatctctctccctctcttgggTGTCATTTCTACACCTTCCCACCaagcccacccctgcccccaccccacgaGAGACCTGGCTGTGGAAGCCTCTGGCCTGGGCTGTGGCCTGGCCGAGGGCTGGGCTGACCCCGGGTGACTGGCTGGGTTTGCTTGGGACTTTCTGGGAGCCTGTCTGGAAAGCTCAAGGCACAGACTCCCCAGGACCTCACTGTCCCCATGTCCTCCTGGGCCGGTGGGGTCCTGTCTGGAGCTCCTACCATCTACTGGGACCCCACATGGCCTCTCTCTCCTGCTTGGATTTTCCAGATTTTGTGTGGGAGACAAATTCTTCCTGAAGAACAACATGATCTTGTGTCAGATGGACTATGAGGAGGGGCAGCTCAACGGCACCTTTGACTCCCACGTTCAGTAACGCCTGGCACCTGGCCTCCAGGcccgtctgtctgtccatccacccGCCTGTCCACCCGCCTGGCCGGCCAGCCGCTCTCCTGTTGATCAGAACTCCTCCGTCCTCGATGGGAGGAACGGCCCTCCCTCCGCCGCTGCCCGTCTGTGTGTGACCCCTCCTGGGGCCAGGCTGGGCCTGTACAGTCTGTCTTCTGTATATAAATGGGAACATTTATTTTATGAGAAATGTAATGCGATTTTATTACTGGCGTGGATTAAACTTATGAATGTTTCCGGGGAGGTTACTCTGCATTGATCACATGACTGACACAGACCTGGGGGACCCTCCCCTCAGCTTGGGAGTAAAACAAGGCCCTCCCTCAGTTCTTGGCAGGGTGGAGGTCCCTAGAGCAGGACGTGGGGGCCCTAGCGTGTGCTGTTGTTGGGCAAGGGAGTTCCAGGTGGGCTTTATGGAGAAAAGCTGGAGGGGAAGGGACAACCCCCAGTATCCACCAACCAGAAGTGGGAGCTAGGCTGTCCACCCCACATCCTCTGGCAACCATATACCCTGGCCCCCAAATGAAAACTTCCCTTCCCTGGGATCCTGTGTTACATCCCCCCAGTACTGCTCAGTCAGGGACCCAGCTCTGATCTACCTCCATGCTAAGACCCCAAATCCCAGGCTCCCTGCCATGGGACCACAATCCTGAAACCTCTCTTCACCTTCAGGGGGACAAGCAGCATTTACTGTCTCTTCTTTACAGCCTGGGTCTTGGCATTTTGCTCCTCTGGGTGAGAGAGGAAATCCTGTTTCTCTACAGAGAAACCCACGCAGGCTGGaggctttcattcattcagtcggCAAACCTTAATCCTCTCTGTCTCAGCCCTGTGCCGCCAGTACCAGACACGAGGATGAATCACGGATCGGACACAGTCCGTGCCCTTGAGGACCAAGGGGAAAGCCaagaaaacaaacagatcatATCAAAGTGAGGATGAATGCCACGGGGAGACCCGGGACAGGCCCATTTCCTCCAGCAGACACAGGGCTGTTTGCGATGGCTCCAGAGTCAGACAGACAAGTCAACACCACACAGACAGATACGTGTGCTGACAAGAAGAAGAGATGGACACGCACGTAGGTGGGTGTGTCGGCAGAGAGAGGTAGGGACAGCCAGGTAGCTGGCAGGAACTCAGACCGGAAGGCAGCCAGACAACCAGTGGCCGAGTGGGGCCACGGCTGGAGCCACATGGCTCCAAGCACACGGCCTGGAGCTGAAAAGGCATCACCTTTCCAGTATTAAAGAGAGAGGCTCCTTGGATCCAAAGCCAAAACAGAGAAGGCTGAATGgacaggctcctccaaccatcaGGCCATTCACTCCCACTTCCCCAGGGACTGTTTTTATCCTGGCCACAGACCAGAGCCCAGATGAAGTCAGCCCACAGCTTCAAGCTCTGCCTACTCCTGGACAAGGGACTTGTTGCCTAGATGGAGCGGGGGCTGCACTGTGACCTCATGTCACCCGCCCCAAGGCCTGCTTCTTCCCTGGAGTGACGTGGGAGGACACCTGGGCTCTTAGGGGCACTTGGAGGAGGTTGTGTCTCTAAGATATGATTCTGTGGCCAGTGACCCAGTCCACAGGAAGGGATTGCTACGGCCAAGGATCTTGGGGTAAGAGTTCTCCTCTTTGGGTCTCCCACCTTCTGTGAAGGAGCTGCATCCATGTATatgagagagaagagaggctGAAGGGGGAGTGAGTCTGGTGAGACCAGGAGCTgtcatccatatgtgactatgtGAGACTGTGAATGGATCTGAGCACATGAACTGGAGGCTGAAGTCCGTAGTGAGGGATTTTTCTTGCTCAACATGAACAAGTAAATTATTTCTCTGGACTGTAGCAGAGTCCCCAGTGCCAGACCCTCCCTGGCCCCTGAGGTCTAGGATGGCTGTGCCCACCCCCAAGAACCCAACTCCTGACTTCGGAGTTTGCCACAGATAAAGTTGTAATGCAAGTTAATTGCATGGTTATCGAGAAATAACGGAGCCACTCGAATGCAGTTTCTGGGCAATTACAGTTGTTTCCAACAGAGTTACcatattgcagccatgaaataatgTGTCATTTTGCAGTAATTATGTAATTAACTTGTCTCACACTCTAGGTTGCACAACAATTAATTCATTCACAATGAGATTGACTCAAAAGTCAGGCAGCTAGGCTCTGAAAGCCCCTAAGAGCAGAGCCGGCCTCCTAAGGTGACCCCAGCCTGACGCAGACCTTGCCAGGATGCTTCTCCAGCCTAACGTGGTGTGGAAAGTTCCAAGTCCAGCATCACAACTCCACGGACCTCTGTCTCactgtcctcctccaggaaatggGGACGATCTGCTTCCTGGGAGAGCCACAAGGCTGAGATCCACACTGTGAAGTGCTGTGCTTACATGAGCTGGGGTCACCATCCTGGACATCATGAAGTCCTGAGTAGGAGACCCTTAGCCCAGGAAGACCCATAGCAGTTCACAGCTGCCCCCACGAAGAGGCCACACAAGGCCTTGCCTCCGCAGCTGTAGAACCAATAGGTGGGGAGGAGAGTGAGTCAGAGAGGGGTCCAATCTCTCTAGCAGGGCAGCCAAGCTAGGGCTGGAATGGCTACTGGGAGCCAGGCATTATGTGCTTGGAGAGGATTTGCAAGCCCCCAGGGGAGATGCAGGAAGACCTTGATTTTCTCCACCTGCCTGGTCACTGTGTAGGAGAAACTTGGTTAAATATAGCGCATGAATGGTCCTGACCTGGTTCTCCTTGAGGCTGCCTCCCACCACCACAGGGGACTGGATTAGAGAAGCCAGGTTGACTGAACATGATCCAGTAGAGGCTATAGTAGCTCAAGCCTCAGCCTGGGGCTTGTGGGTGGTGGGAATGTGAAAGGCCTTGCACTGCAGCGATGCTTAAATCCCCTCTATCCCCAACCAGCCCATGGGATCCCATCTCCCCTCCTGCTTTCCTTAGTGGCTTGGCATCAAAAATACTCTAACAAGAGGCCTGGGGCCCATGGAACATGGCACGTGCTTATGCCCCCACTGCTTGGTCTGAAGCTGGACCACAGAGTCTGTGTTTGGAAAGAAGTTTGATTCTAGCCTTGCAACTACTACAAGGCCCATCCTGAAACCTCACATGGCCCAGAAACCATGCTTCACACCATGAGACACATAGGAGCCACAGGTGGAATCCACATGAAATCTCTGCCTGGGACATCTCCTCTCTACATGGAGGCAGCTGCTCTTTCCCTTAAAGCTGTCAGAGCTAGGGAAGGGCAGGCTAAATCTGGCACTGAGCGATCCCCAGCATCATCCACCTGGGGATGCTGCCACAAGGTGAGGGTAGGTTCAGGAAAGATGCTTTGTAGCTGAGATTGTGTATCACTCTTGAAAACTCCAGTGAGAAAATTCTGCCAGTCTGCAAATCGTTATTTCGCTATATGCTGTTGGCtgcttcgtcactcagtcgtgtccaactctttgcgaccccatggactgcagcacaccagtcttccctgtccttcactgtctcccggaatttgctcaaactcatcctctgttgcccccttcttctcctgccctcagtctttcccagcatcaggatcttttccagtgagttggctcttcgcatcaggtggccaaagtttgctatatatttcctttgctatatatTTAATTGCCTAATAATGAATAGAGAAGAGCTGACATGAAGATGAGTTGGTGCAGAAAAATACTTGATCCAGACTGGTTTATCATGAGAAAATGATCAAATGAaccaaacacacacccacacacagaacTAAGATCCAGGAAAAGAGTGCTGGTTAATCAGTACCTACTGAGCCAACCTCATCTCTGCTCCTGGCCTCTGGGGCAGACTCTCAGGCTACTTTATCCCAGCAAGAGTGGGAACCTCCTGCTCCCAGTGGCAAGGTTTGAGGGGTGTCCAGATTTCTTCAGACTCTTGGTACCTCCAGAGTAGATTGTTCTTGAGCTCCCTCCTGTTGGGGCCATTTTTTTGTCCCCCACCAACAGCCCCTCCAGCCAGTGGGTCTGCCCCCAATCTACCAACACCTCTCTGTTCCTGCTACCATGTTCAGCCCCTGAGGCCCCAGTGGCCTCCAGCACTCACCAACTCTCCCCCTGGGACTGGATCCAACGCTCACATAATAAGTTTCACAGCAAACTTCTTTCCACCCTGTGCTTTCTCGCTTTCACTGCCTGTACCCATCTCGTTGGATCAGCGGACCTCCCACGGTGTGGCTCATTCTACCTGCGTTAGACCCTCACGACCCTCTCTAGGGTCTCAGGGCTGCACCTAAGGAAAGGGAACGCCATTGCTGCTCCGGCATCCAGCAGATGGGCAGAGGTGAGAGGTGCTTTACTCTGAAACTGCTGTAGCAGGAAGGAGAGGCTGGACCAAGCCTCAGGTAGGAGAGAACCCTATAGCCCAGAGAGTGAAGTTAGTTTTAAGAACCTATTTTCAGTGTTCGGGGCAGGGGAAACTTGGATGCAAATATTTTGGACTCTACAAAATGCTTTTTATTCTGGGGCCACATCCTTCTCCTTTCTGAGAACTGATAGAAGCCCTCTGTGCTGCTGGGTACTCCAAATCACCAGTCGCTCCTGCCCTCCAGACGCCCAGTCTGCACAGCTACCCAAGGCTTCCAGTGGGTGCTGCTCAGGCCCCGATTCTCTGGACTCATATGCTCAGAGCCCAGGACAAGCAGCCCAGTCCCAAGTCCATCCCACCGGCACTGGGCTTTACAGAGACTATGATTTTGGCAGAGAAAGGctgagtcccttgggctgcttGAAGCACCCAGTTCGAGGGTCTGCATACCCACATTCCCCTGCTTTCTCTGCAGGCACAACTGGATCCCAGAGAGAAGCTAAGGGGGGGGCTTCTCCCTCTGCTTGACTTACAGACTCGTACCTCCTGGGTCTGCTTTGTGAGCGGAGTAGAGTTTCCTATAGTTCTGGCAAGTCCATGGTTGTCTCCCAGAGTCTGAGATGCTAAGGGACTGAGGCAGTTCCCAGGCCACACCTCTTGTTCCACCTGGTCTCTCGCTGCACCTGGGGACATGGGGGCTCGCCCCATAGAGAGGCCAAAGGCTTCCCCAGAGGACCCAggctccccttcttcctcctccctccccatctgccAACACAGATCAGGGATCACTTCCCCCGAGATAGAGGGGCAGGGAGAGCTGAAGCAGGGAATAAGAGAGGgagcaggaagggaggaaaggtGCGAATGAGGatagggagaaggaagggggcgtgggggaaagagatgaaaagagacGAGACAGAGCGGGAGAGAGAATGGGCAAGAGTCTGGGAAGAATCTACTAACTGCAGGGAAGACTTGAGGTAGGGGCCGCCATGGTGGCAGAGGGCAGTGTGGCATGGTGGTGGCACATGGCCTGGCAGCCAGTTGTGTGGGTTCAGGTGCTCCTCCTCTTGGCAGCTTACTGCCTTGGGCAACTTACTTAGCTTACAGATGAGGCACTCCTCATCTTTGTAAGGGATGTGTCAATGGTACCTACTTCTCAGGGCTGCCTTGAGCATTAGCTGAGTCATTACATGGACAACATTTACAACTGCAGCAGGCTCATGGTAAATACCAGAACATGCAGTTCCACTGCTGGAACATTCACTGCATTCAGCCATGTCTAGGTCTGGTTCTGAGGCTTGGAGCCCTCCCATAGGAGGCTTGGGCTCCCCACAGCAGCCTCTGGCCACATGCCAGTGGTTGTTGCTGGGCATTGGTGTGTGCTCCCTGGAAAGGGCACTGCACTCTGGACTCAGTGGGCTTTTGAAAGCAAAAACATGCCAAACCCAGCTGAGCCGTTCCAGAGCTCTGTTGTTGTTCGTtatttagtcgtgtccagctcttcggggaccccatggactgtagcctgccaggttcctctgtccatgggatttcccagataagaatactggagtgcgctgccatttctttctccaagggatcttcctaactcaaggactgaactcaCATTTCCTGCTTTTCAGGCGAATtccttaccactcagccaccagggaagccataactGTATTGCtgttgctgagtcacttcagtcgtgcccgactgtgcggccccatagacggcagcccaccaggctcctccatccatgggattttccatgcaagagtactagagtgggttgccattaccttccccAAGagggccatgctgctgctgctgagtcacttcagtcgtgcccgactgtgcaaccccatagacggcagcccaccaggctcccctgtccctgcgagGTG
Coding sequences:
- the LMO1 gene encoding rhombotin-1, encoding MLSVQPKGKQKGCAGCNRKIKDRYLLKALDQYWHEDCLKCACCDCRLGEVGSTLYTKANLILCRRDYLRLFGTTGNCAACSKLIPAFEMVMRARDNVYHLDCFACQLCNQRFCVGDKFFLKNNMILCQMDYEEGQLNGTFDSHVQ